A window of Bacillus toyonensis BCT-7112 genomic DNA:
AATAATCTTTGAAAGAGGTGAGGCATACACATAACAAAAAAGGGATTGTTTAAGAAAGGGGGATAAGAAATGTTCTTGTTTGGTTATCCACTTGAAACAATTTATTTATATGGATTTATTATTGCTACTATACTCACTGTTATTTATATTTTCTTTGGAGATATATTTGAATCAATATTTAGTTTTGGGGGCGGATCTGTATCCGTTGTTACTTTACTACTTAGTTTCTTCGCTATGTTATGTGGACTTAGTTATATAGGAGAATATTTATTTTCCTTTAATAGTACTATTATTTTCGCTGGTTCATTTGCTATATCTTTTATCGGTGTTTTCATAATGAAAATATTAATTTTAAAACCGATTGCAGAAGCAGAACAAAATACCGTACAACGTATGGATGAATTCATTGGTTGCAAGGGAGAAGTCATTACGACAATTCCTACAGAAGGATTTGGTGAAGTATTAATCTCCTCCCAATTTGGAAGTAATGCAATCCCAGCTAAAACAATTGGAAAGAAAGATATTTCACAAGGAACTGAAGTTATTATCGAGGGAGTTCAAGATGGTGTTTTGCTTGTACAAAACATCGCTTATTCTTTAAAGAAACCAAAATTATAAGGGGGAATTTACATGACGATTCCATTAATTGTCGGTGGAGTTTTACTCGCAATTTTAATTCTACTCATTTTAGTATTCATTACGAAGTATCGAACAGTTGGTCCAGATGAAGCGTTAATTGTTACAGGGAACTGGCTTGGTGGTGGGAAAAATGTTGTTACCACTGATGATGGAAAGAAGATTAAGATTATTCGCGGTGGCGGTACTTTTGTAGTTCCAATTATGCAAAGAGCAGAGCCTTTAAGTCTATTAAACTACAAATTAGAAGTTGGTACACGTGATACGTATACGAAACAAGGTGTACCAATTACAGTAAATGGTGTTTCTATTATTAAAGTAGGATCGACAATTGAAGAAGTTTCTACAGCAGCTGAACAATATTTAGGAAAAGAAACGGAAGAGTTAAAAATAGAAGCAAAAGAAGTTTTAGAAGGGCATCTCCGTG
This region includes:
- a CDS encoding NfeD family protein; the encoded protein is MFLFGYPLETIYLYGFIIATILTVIYIFFGDIFESIFSFGGGSVSVVTLLLSFFAMLCGLSYIGEYLFSFNSTIIFAGSFAISFIGVFIMKILILKPIAEAEQNTVQRMDEFIGCKGEVITTIPTEGFGEVLISSQFGSNAIPAKTIGKKDISQGTEVIIEGVQDGVLLVQNIAYSLKKPKL